The window atttttaagattaaTTAATGGGCTTTAAACTGTGTGGTGAATCTGTGAGATGAGGTAAGGAAATTTGGCACATTTCAAACAGTATTCTTTAAGTTTTAGTAAATTGTGTAACAACATATTTTCCCACTGTGACCTACAGGTGCTATTCACAGAAGTGGGGGTGGGTAATAGCAAGAATCACTGGAATGTTTCTAGTAAATCAACAGGGACACGCTCCCCAAATACAACCAAATGTTGATATagaagtaaaaatatatacagtacAGTCACTTATTTGTAGTTTGGCAcaatgttttccattttttccttgTGGGTAAATAGTGCATAAACTACTTGTGCAACTGTATGACTTTTTAAGTCTTTTACACAGAACATCAGATTAAAGTTTGCTTCCAAAGACTTATTCCCAcaattaaaaattctttttttaaagcacttacaTGTCAACATACATACCACAAggcatattttgaaagaaataaaagacaaacaTCAAATGTCTTTCTGGAAAATGCGAGTCTCTTCTTCAAACACAGGTAAAACCCAAACTGTTGTTTCTGCTTTTAGGAGATTGTAGTCGGAATCCCTGCAGAAAAATCAAACAATTTATGCCATCTtagttagcttttgtgtatgtcCCACAAAGGGATCATACAATCTAAATTTGTTTACATCATACTAGATGCCgtatgatgcaaaaaaaaaaaaaaagatacaaatagaGGGCACTAGAAAGCACTCCAAACTGACACATGATGAGATTTTATTTTCCAACTAATGCTCTTTTTGTTTCAATGATCTTGACTTTTTGTCTACATACCTTTTAAGTTCTGTTGCTCAAAATAGTGCAAAGCCCTTTCCTTTCCAAATTCATTCGAGAGCATATTTTAGTAGTATTTTCTTAATAAGTAAAAACTACTGCTGAATAGTACGAAAAAGTAGCCTTGTTAGAACTTATCCCTAGCCAAGCCAAAACAAAATTGCCCAATCTTTTGGGTGGCCTGAAGGTACAGGGATTTCcatgcattttttcttttctttttaatttgaaaaagaagggaatgggacagtTTCTTTCATGCAAACTTTTGCTTTCAAGAGGGAAAAAATGAGGGACCGCAGGCTTAGCAGGTGGTAGGAAAGCTAAGGGTACATCATCTCAGCCATTTTGGTGCAGTATTACCTCAGTTTTTCAAAAGAAGCTGTCCCAGCCTCATCCTTGTAGACCTGTTCTCGCTCCATGCGCTTTCCCTTATACTTTTCATCTCTCAGGGCCTTGGAGCTGGATTTGTGACgatataattttttgtgtgttggtcCATTATTACCTAAAGTGCTCAGGTTATTATACTTTTTATCAAAGAAGGCGGGGCAAGAATCCTCGTTATAACCAGGTATGTTTGCACGGCCAGGATCACCTATTGCTGCTTTCCCATTGCTTTTGCTCATACCTTTGATTGACCTGTGATTCTTAGTGGTTCCTGGGGACCCACTGTTGACCTTTTTCTTATATTCCTGTGGTGTCCCAGCCAATATTTTGAGGGTTTTTAATTTTAGACTATTGGACTCAGGAGAGTATAATATGTTGGGGTCCCCATGGTGCTCCATGGGTTCCCAAAAGGGCTCTATGGAGGCCATCATGAATCTCTGTACATCTGCCATACCAGAGGCAATGTTGGACAAGATATAGGAAGGCTCCTGGAACTCCCGTTGGTCGTCATCCAGGAGGCTGTTGGTGCTGGTGACCATACTCATATCACTCCAGCCTGAGCTGCTCTCTTTTCCCAAAGCCCAGTCTCCAGAAAGTCCCTTCTGACTCGGCATCTTCATAGAGGCCATAGGACCACCATGTTGGATACATTCAGCCAATGTCTTCCCACTGGAGGCTGTGTTGTTAATTTGGCCTCCTCCACGGCCAATGCCAATTTGTATTTTCTCTCCATTGATTGCAGCCAtgtattttcctttctttgttgACTTAGAGACCTGGCGGGAGGTTTTGCTAGGTGGCTTTTCAATCCCtttgctgttggctttggggGATTTTTTCCTGGTGTTTTTCTGAGAAGAGGTTTGGTTCACAGCCCCACTCTTGCTGGGTGAACTTTTCTTTCTTGATTTTGACACTTTGTTATTGGTGCTAATTTGACCAGATGGCTGATTAAATGTTGACAGGCAAGGGCTTTTTTGGAGCAGGCTGACAGAGTCCTCATCATTGAACATATGGAATTGAAAGTGATGGTTATTTAAAGTAAATCCATCATCCACTTGGACCTGCTGTGAAAGGGTATTGCAGTCCCATTTGATTTTATCCATGTTGCCTAGTGGTCCTGGGACGCCCTCTTGGAATCCTTTCAGCGTTTCTAGTGTTTTGATACTCTCACACCTGGTAATTTGAGGGGAAAGGCTAGGGGTGTCAGGTGGGGACATCTCTGAGAGGGAAGAGTGGCGGAATTTGTCAGGAGTGAAGTTGGAGATATCCAGGAGGTCAGCGGACTCCTTTAGTGGTGTTATCTCATCAATGCTCTGCTGGATCACCAGCTTAGGGCTGCAATGGGCCAGGAAGTCATCGGTGACGTCAGCATCAGCATCCTTTTCACAGGACATCACGCTTAAGGAGCAATAATTACTTGAGCTGACGGAGAGTGAAGCCATTGAATCAAAGCTAAAGAGCCGACTATCATCCATACTGACCTGGCCCTGCTGGAAAGGAAAGCAGATCTCTCCATTATTAAAGTGACATAATTGATAAGAGCCATCAGATGGGAGCTGGGTGTCTTGCATGGAGCCATATAGGACCTTGTTGCAACTACTGCCACCACTGTGGAGGCAGATTGGATTGTATGTTGTAGCTGTGAGGTTATTTTCCATTGAGACTACTTGGGAGACTCCAAATTTACTGGATTGGGTTGAAACTATCTCCCTTGAGACTTCAGCCATGAATTCCTGGGGGCTAGAAGTAGCCTTGTTGGTCCACACATTCCCATAGGTGCTTGATTCCATTTTGAAGTTATGGGGTGACTGCTGCAGCTCAGACTCAGAGGGTGAGGGGAGCACACAGTCCTGGGTAGGCTGGAGAGGTACAAATGATTTTTCTGTTTGAGTGAGAGTGCCATCATTCTGCTCTGGAGAATGGTGGGTGAAGTATGAGATACTGGTATTATTCGACAAGTCAGAAGCATCTAACAATGTTTGCAGATATCCTCCAGGGATAACAGGTATATTGGTGGCAACATTAGCAGATGATAGAGGGATTTCAGAAGAGCAGGTGGTTGGTAGGAATGTGGAATTCTTAGCAACCTTTGCCTCATGAATTTCAGATAGATGGGAACTGTTTGAGGTCCCAGGAACAGCTTCATTCTTTAAATTGGCCTTGGAGGATTGGTCTTCCAAAAGAGGGCTCATTTGAGCAATTGGCTTGTTTTCTTGCCCAGCTTTGATTTTCTTGGATTTTAACCTAGCTTCACTTTTAAATTTGATTTTGTTGAGCACTTTCCTCTCAGGTCCCTTAAACTCTGTGTCTTGAGCTTTGACTTTCACTGAGTCAGGGCCTGTGATGTCATTTAAATGTAATCCATTTGTGCAGCTTGGGGTAGTCAGAGCTGTGGGCTTTAGTGTACCTTTCAGGCATCCATCTTCTTTACGGTTAGTTTGCTTCTGATCATTGCAGAATGAAACCTGCTTACTACTTGTTGAAGCTTCCATGGATGGGATTCTTTGAATCCTGTGCCTGTTACCATGTTTAGATTTTCGTTTGCGAGCAGGTGACAGGAATGACACCTCAAAGCTACCTGGTTCAAAGCTTTGCTTTTGGCATAAAGATATCTTGATGGAGTCTGTGTTGTTATTTCTCTGCTTCTTCTTCTTCTGCCAGAAGCCCTTCAAGGGGGCCAGCTTGGAGTATTTGTTGAGCTGATTCTCACTCAAATTCACTGTTGTCTCACTGGCGTCCACCTTACCCAACTTCACCAGCATGTTCTTCTCACCTTTAAAGCGATTGATGATGATATATTTGATAATAACAGGGGGCTCTTTACGGGTTACTTTTCTTCTCTTCTTGGGGCACCATTCATCATCATCTTCCTCTTTAGAACCACCTGGCAGCCATTCCTTcctctcatttattttttcaccCTCTAGTGAGTCGACATCATATAAATAATCTTCACTGTATCTGACTTTTCTCTTGGCTCGCAGCCCATAGTTCTGCTGGGAGGAGGAGCTACCAGAATTAGTGTCCCGAGCCATATAGCGGCTACAGTCCTTGATCTCCCCCATGGCATCATATGAGACCTCAATGAAGGAGCTGTCATCACTGAAATTCACCGATGCCTCTAAAGAATTAATAAGCTGGCCCTGCTTTGAATTTTTAAAGTGTTCTACCTCAGTCTCACTGCATGGTTTATTTAAGGCAGgtttttctccattctcctttctgtcttttttttctacATCTTTGTCTTCCTgcccttcttctttgtctttctttttgtcCAAGTTTTTATCTTCCTCCCCCCAGATAATGCTCACATCAGGAACCTTGAATTGAGAAAGATCGCTGCTCTGCTTCAGGGCCCCACTCTTAGACTCCCGCTTGGGACAGGTAGTAAAGACACTAGGAAAAAAGTTGAATTGGGCATCTTCCTGCATCAGAAGGGTGGTCTTGTCTCGAACATTGTCCTGGAAGGACTCATATCGAATTTTCAGGGAGCAGACATCACTGCCCAGTGTTGACTCATCATCATCAAACATGTAGTTATCCACGTCTTCTTCAGAGAATAGGTTGACCGAGAGCTCATTCTTGGAACAGAGGTCGAGCAGTTCAATCTTACTTTCACTGATGAAAGTCTCAAAGTAACCCCAGTCCTGATTGGAATTTGCAAGCAAAGCTTCTTCTGTATTGCACTTATCCAACAGTAATGCCTCATAATAATTTTTCTGAGTTGGATCCTCCAAGTCGATGTCAGGTTTCTCAGCTTCTCGTTTATCTCCTGCCTTTGATTTGTGCAGGGGGAAGCTTAGGAGCTGGTCTGAGAGCAGCTGCTCTCCGTATTTTATGTTTTCTCCGGCGTTAATACATTGAATCCCTATATCAGAGACTGCACATGTTTCATAATCCCTACTTAGATCACCAACTTTCAGGCTGATCCCTGGCTCAGGATCTACTGCATCCTTGGATTCCATGAAGCAACCCAAGCAAGTCCGGCTTGGTTGCATGAGGCAATCCCCATTCAGAGCTGACATGCCTGCAGGCTCCATTATAGCAAATGGTGCTTTCTCACACTCATTGGGCAGTGACCATGTGTTCAGGCCCTTTGCAACACCAGATGTGAGGGAGATGGCATTCACAGAAGCACTATCAGCAGCATGTTCAGGTGGTTCAATCAGGTTCAGAGGAGAAGGAGGGCTCTGTACACAGGGTTTCTTAGCGGGCAGAGGCAGGAGACTCCTGGGATACATCAGGGTCTCTTTTTGTA is drawn from Loxodonta africana isolate mLoxAfr1 chromosome X, mLoxAfr1.hap2, whole genome shotgun sequence and contains these coding sequences:
- the NEXMIF gene encoding neurite extension and migration factor — translated: MDNQQDKAVVASANGENILINGVKENDSEDQDVAMKSFAAVEAAAPIQPLQAVQKETLMYPRSLLPLPAKKPCVQSPPSPLNLIEPPEHAADSASVNAISLTSGVAKGLNTWSLPNECEKAPFAIMEPAGMSALNGDCLMQPSRTCLGCFMESKDAVDPEPGISLKVGDLSRDYETCAVSDIGIQCINAGENIKYGEQLLSDQLLSFPLHKSKAGDKREAEKPDIDLEDPTQKNYYEALLLDKCNTEEALLANSNQDWGYFETFISESKIELLDLCSKNELSVNLFSEEDVDNYMFDDDESTLGSDVCSLKIRYESFQDNVRDKTTLLMQEDAQFNFFPSVFTTCPKRESKSGALKQSSDLSQFKVPDVSIIWGEEDKNLDKKKDKEEGQEDKDVEKKDRKENGEKPALNKPCSETEVEHFKNSKQGQLINSLEASVNFSDDSSFIEVSYDAMGEIKDCSRYMARDTNSGSSSSQQNYGLRAKRKVRYSEDYLYDVDSLEGEKINERKEWLPGGSKEEDDDEWCPKKRRKVTRKEPPVIIKYIIINRFKGEKNMLVKLGKVDASETTVNLSENQLNKYSKLAPLKGFWQKKKKQRNNNTDSIKISLCQKQSFEPGSFEVSFLSPARKRKSKHGNRHRIQRIPSMEASTSSKQVSFCNDQKQTNRKEDGCLKGTLKPTALTTPSCTNGLHLNDITGPDSVKVKAQDTEFKGPERKVLNKIKFKSEARLKSKKIKAGQENKPIAQMSPLLEDQSSKANLKNEAVPGTSNSSHLSEIHEAKVAKNSTFLPTTCSSEIPLSSANVATNIPVIPGGYLQTLLDASDLSNNTSISYFTHHSPEQNDGTLTQTEKSFVPLQPTQDCVLPSPSESELQQSPHNFKMESSTYGNVWTNKATSSPQEFMAEVSREIVSTQSSKFGVSQVVSMENNLTATTYNPICLHSGGSSCNKVLYGSMQDTQLPSDGSYQLCHFNNGEICFPFQQGQVSMDDSRLFSFDSMASLSVSSSNYCSLSVMSCEKDADADVTDDFLAHCSPKLVIQQSIDEITPLKESADLLDISNFTPDKFRHSSLSEMSPPDTPSLSPQITRCESIKTLETLKGFQEGVPGPLGNMDKIKWDCNTLSQQVQVDDGFTLNNHHFQFHMFNDEDSVSLLQKSPCLSTFNQPSGQISTNNKVSKSRKKSSPSKSGAVNQTSSQKNTRKKSPKANSKGIEKPPSKTSRQVSKSTKKGKYMAAINGEKIQIGIGRGGGQINNTASSGKTLAECIQHGGPMASMKMPSQKGLSGDWALGKESSSGWSDMSMVTSTNSLLDDDQREFQEPSYILSNIASGMADVQRFMMASIEPFWEPMEHHGDPNILYSPESNSLKLKTLKILAGTPQEYKKKVNSGSPGTTKNHRSIKGMSKSNGKAAIGDPGRANIPGYNEDSCPAFFDKKYNNLSTLGNNGPTHKKLYRHKSSSKALRDEKYKGKRMEREQVYKDEAGTASFEKLRDSDYNLLKAETTVWVLPVFEEETRIFQKDI